GTTGTGAGGCCTGAGATTGTCAGAAAAGAAATAAATCAAAGTTTGTTAGGAGGAGAGATTTTATGACTGACATCAAAAGAATCGGAATCATTACAAGCGGCGGCGACTGTGGCGGCCTCAATGCGGTAATTAAAGGTGCTGCCCGCAAGGCATACTCATTGGGAATAGAATCCGTTGTCATCCCCAATGGATATGCAGGACTTTATAACCTTGTGGAGATCGATGAGGTGGTTGTGCTCGATGCAGAGCGGGTGAGCCGAATTGAGGCATCCCTCGCAGGGTCAGAGGCAGGCCATTCACGGGTTAAAATCAGTAAGATAGCAGACCCGAATACATACGAAAGAATAAAGGAGGGACTCAAAAAATTCAGAATAGACGCCCTGATCATAAGCGGAGGCGATGATACAGGAAGTGTTGTTGTAGACCTTATATCTCAGGGCATCCCCTGCATTCATGTCCCGAAGACTATGGACCTTGACCTTCAGCCCTACAGTGTAGGCGGCGACTCTGCTATTAACAGGATAGCTGTTTTTGCGAGGGATTTAAAAACAACCGGAATGAGCCACAACCGTATCCTTGTTGTCGAGGTGTTTGGTAGATATGTAGGACACACAGCCTTAAGGGGAGGCATTGGCGCTGAGGCTGACTGTATTCTTATACCTGAAATACCTGTGGATCTTGATGTTGTATATGATCACATGAAGACCACATATTTTGCCAGGGTATTAAGGAGCGATGTAAAGGCAGGAACATACATCATTGTTGTTGCCGAAGGCATTAAGTCCGCCACTGGTGAAATGCTTTATGATGAAACTGCCGGGGTTGATGCCTTTGGACATAAAAAGCTTGCGGGTGCAGGAAGATATGTAAGACAGCAGTTGGAGAAGAGATTAAAGAATGACCCTGCGGTAAAAGAATTTATGAAAAAGACAGGGATGTATGCCCCTGGTGTTTATGAGATACCAGAGGTAAGAGAAGTTACACCAGGACATCTTGTGCGTTCAGGGCCATCCTCTGCCTTTGATGTTAACTTCGGCTATAGGGCAGGAGCTGCTGCGGTCATCCTTCTGCTTGAAGGAAAGGCCGGAAACACAGTGGTTAATGTAGAGGGCAATAAGATACACTATATGCCTGTAGCTGAGGCAATAAAGCAGAGAAGGGTGGACATTAACGAGATTGCCCTTTTTGAAAGCCTCGGTACCTGCTTTGGAATGAAGCCCTGGAAGTTCGAGTATGAGCTTGAAGTAAAGGGAGTGGTAGCGAGGCATTTGTGATTTTTTGTCATCACGGAAGCCTTTTACAAATCTTAAACCACAGAGGTCACGAGAAAAGTGTAAAGAAAATTGTAGCTCTGTGACCTCTGTGGTTAAATAGTTTTCTTTATTGAATGCGTAAGAAGGATAGAGAAACCATAGGCATAATAGTAGGCGGGGGTCCTGCACCGGGCATAAACGGGGCTATCAGTGCTGCCACTATCGAGGCCATCTCAGAAGGCAAGGATGTCATTGGGATTGTGGGTGGATTCAAGGGCCTTTTTGACGGTGACAGGAATTGTGCAATCCCACTTACTATAGAGGACGTCTCGAGAATACACACAGAGGGTGGTTCAATTCTTCGAACATCCCGAGACTAT
The genomic region above belongs to Nitrospirota bacterium and contains:
- a CDS encoding 6-phosphofructokinase; the encoded protein is MKRIGIITSGGDCGGLNAVIKGAARKAYSLGIESVVIPNGYAGLYNLVEIDEVVVLDAERVSRIEASLAGSEAGHSRVKISKIADPNTYERIKEGLKKFRIDALIISGGDDTGSVVVDLISQGIPCIHVPKTMDLDLQPYSVGGDSAINRIAVFARDLKTTGMSHNRILVVEVFGRYVGHTALRGGIGAEADCILIPEIPVDLDVVYDHMKTTYFARVLRSDVKAGTYIIVVAEGIKSATGEMLYDETAGVDAFGHKKLAGAGRYVRQQLEKRLKNDPAVKEFMKKTGMYAPGVYEIPEVREVTPGHLVRSGPSSAFDVNFGYRAGAAAVILLLEGKAGNTVVNVEGNKIHYMPVAEAIKQRRVDINEIALFESLGTCFGMKPWKFEYELEVKGVVARHL